The genome window TCAATTTCTGAAAGGCTTGTAAAATGCCTTTGTGGCAAGGGCCAGCATGGCTTTATCACCACTTGAATCGCCGTAACAGTAAATTGCCTCATATTCCGCGAGGTTAAATTGGGCCCTTATCCTCGAGGCTTTTTCTTCCATATTATTGTTTATGCCATCTATATTGCCGGTAATCACTCCGTTTATTTCCTGCAATCTCGTAGCAATTAAACCCAACCCTTCTGCTACGGTCCATTTTTTTATCCAGTTTAAAGGCGATGCCGACACCACAACAATTTCAAAACCGGCAGCTTTCAGCCTGTTTATTTCATC of Mucilaginibacter xinganensis contains these proteins:
- a CDS encoding HAD-IB family hydrolase; this translates as MRKIAFFDFDGTITTKDTLFEVIKYQKGKAGFYTGFLLNSPVLVALKLKLISNQAAKEKILRYFFRGTELKVFQQGCDQFIDHALPSMLRSGAMDEINRLKAAGFEIVVVSASPLNWIKKWTVAEGLGLIATRLQEINGVITGNIDGINNNMEEKASRIRAQFNLAEYEAIYCYGDSSGDKAMLALATKAFYKPFRN